The region CGCGGCCTCGAAGAATCGCTCGTGGAAGTGCGCGAAGGAGGTCTCCGTGGCCCGCTCGCTCGAGGATCTCTTGAGCGATCAATCGATGGCCTTCTTCGTCATCGACAGTAGGAACTTCAGCCACGCTGTCTTTACCTCAGTTGGTGCCTCGCACGACCAACCCCCCTGGGGAGGGCTCACCGCAGGGTACTATCGTTTATACGAGAAGGATGCTGTGGGATATGTGGTCGCATCGGCCACTGCGCCGTCCAATGAGTAAGGTGGTCTGCCCAGACGAAGGTGTTGTGAGGAGGTGTCGACGATGAAACGGATGGTGTCTATGACGGCTTCGGTGCTCGTCTTCGCTCTAGGCGGCTGTGATGTCACGGACGTGGGTGAGGCCGACTTCTCGGGCAGCGGCGTGGTGACTTTCGTGGCCGTAGAGGGCGGCTGCTGGACGATCGACGCCGGGGCAGAGCGGTACGAGCCGATCAACTTGGCCGCAGCGTTTCGAGTTGACGGATTGGTCGTCACGTTTGAGGCGGACGATCGCCCGGACCTCGCGAGTATCTGTCAGGTCGGGCGTCTCGTTGAGATCAGGTCGATCGACGTTCCGGGGAACTGAGCCTCCCTATTGGCGCTCGCGGATGGCCGCGATGCCGAGTGGTTGGTTCGCTGAAGCCATGGAGAATAATACCGGGGACAGCCTCGACTGTTCTGCCATTGGTGAGGTCCAAACCACGGGTTCCCGCAACTCCGCATGGGCACTAGCTTTTCCGCTCCTCGGGACGTGGCGCAGCTCGGTAGCGCACCTGAATGGGGTTCAGGGGGTCGCCGGTTCGAATCCGGCCGTCCCGACTGAGGAGCCCGGAGTCGCATAAGCGGCTCCGGGTTTTTGTATCTGAGCCCGGATGGGTGCACGCCGAGCGGATTGTGGGAGAACGATCAGGCGTTGGTGCGGTACTATCAGGTCGACCCGGCTGGCTTCGACATTGACGCCTACTTCGCGTTGATCACTCCATAGCAGGGCAGCGCGCGGGCTTCCTGGGCCCTCCTAGTACAACCGAACCACATCCAGCTGATTTCGCAGCGGCTCCCCCGCACGCCATCTCCCCAGGTTCTCGCAGAATAAGTCCACTATCCTTCGATTCTCCCGGTCGCTCGTACTCCCCGAGTGAGGACTGACGAGAACGTTCGGCATCGACCACAGTGGATGCTCCAGAGGCAGCGGCTCCTCCGCGAAGACGTCCAGATAGGCCGCGCCGAGATGTCCGCTCTCTAGTGCTGCGATGAGCGCGGGTTCGTCGATCAGTGAGCCCCGTCCGACATTCACTAGCGCTGCATCCCGAGGAATTACCGCGAGCTGCTCCGCGCCGATCATCTTTTCGGTCTCGGCTGTGTGCGGCGCGGCTAGCACCAGAAAGTCCGCCCGCGGAAGGAACTCCATGAGATCGTCGGGGCCGCACAGCTCATCCGCATGGACGGACGCCGGGTCAATTCCTTCTGGTCGGCGACGCACCCCCAGCACGGTGACTCCGAACGCACCAGCGAGGCGTCCGGTCTCCTGGCCGATTGAGCCATACCCAACGATGACCACCGTGCGGCCCTCGAGGTCCGATCCCGCGAAGCGTTCCCACCTTTTCACACTCTGGGCATGTACGGTAGGTAGGAGGCCACGCATGTGGCCGAGCATGCTCATGAGGGCGAACTCGGCGAGCGGACGTGCGTGTACGCCGCTCGCGGTCGTGAAGACTGTCTCGGGCATCCGTCGCGGGTACTGCATGCGATCCACGAACTGGCCGATGCCCGAGCTGGTGGCCTGAAGCCATCGGACGTGGGGGGCGAGTTCGGGCAGGGCCTCCTTATTCGTTCGATCGAAGTCGAAGAGGATGGTGGCTCGACCGAGTAGCGCTCTCCACCGCTGTTCGTCGGCCTCGGATCGTTCGCCGGCTTCTCCGGTGTGGTCCGCAGCGTACCGGGGCGGGCGCAGCAGCGAAGGCTCATGGACCACCTCAGCCCAGGGCGCCGCTTCTCTGACTCGCTCGACCAGGTATGCTTCGAGCCAGCTCGCGATCACGATGACTTCTTCGGGCACTGAATTACTCCTGGGGCCACTACTGAGGTGGGGGCGAGCGTGAAATCTAGCTGGGGGTGACGACTAGGATACGAGCCGAGGCGGCACGAGTCCCGTGACCTTCCAGCTCTTGTTGCTGTCGTTGTAAACTGCGCATAATCTGATTTCTCCCTCATCGGTTGGATTCCATGACGCATCTCTGTCAGCGCATCACCGTATCCGCTGTGGCGATACTCCTCGTCGCTCCCGCGCCATCGGCAGCGCAATGGCCCTCGGATGACGCTGAGCCGAGAGAGTTCAGCCTCGCCATCAACGCGAAGATCCTCTGCTCGGGCGTCTTCGTGCAGGGCCGGGACGCGGGTGTGCACGCATACGCGGACCTCGAGCGCTTCGCTCACTTCGGCTGGGGAGACGACTTCGTCTACGACGTCGATGAAGATCGTCAGCGAGTCACGATGAGCGCGACTGGAGTGCCCGACCGAGTCGCGCAATACAACGGTGACCAAGGGTGCAGCGTCCTCCCCCGTGGTGCAGACGACGTCTACTTTGAGCCCTCTGATGTCGGTGCGGAATGGCCACGCCGAAGCTGGGAGCTGTGGCCTATGGGCGAGCGACTACCGGACACGGCACTCCCCGCGGAGGTCGATGGCGATGCTGTGAATGCGGCGCTCGACTTCGCCATCGCGAACCACGAGCATGGGCAGAATACCCGGGCGGTCGTGGCCCTCTACAAGGGACGGGTCATCGGGGAGCGGTATGCGACCGGGGTCGCCCGGGACATGCCGCACCTGTCGTGGTCCGAGGGCAAGAGCATCACTGCCGCCCTTATCGGGGTCCTCATTCAGCAGGGCGCCCTGACACTCGACCAGCCTGCGCCTGTCGCGGAATGGCATGAGTCATCGGACGACCCGAGGGCTGCGATCACGATCCGCAACCTGCTGAATATGAGCAGTGGACTCGATTTCAATAACTGGGGTCTGGGAGAGGACCGGTCGCTGTCGACGCAGAACCATCATTTTCGGATCTACTTCGACGGTATCAACG is a window of Longimicrobiales bacterium DNA encoding:
- a CDS encoding D-2-hydroxyacid dehydrogenase; protein product: MPEEVIVIASWLEAYLVERVREAAPWAEVVHEPSLLRPPRYAADHTGEAGERSEADEQRWRALLGRATILFDFDRTNKEALPELAPHVRWLQATSSGIGQFVDRMQYPRRMPETVFTTASGVHARPLAEFALMSMLGHMRGLLPTVHAQSVKRWERFAGSDLEGRTVVIVGYGSIGQETGRLAGAFGVTVLGVRRRPEGIDPASVHADELCGPDDLMEFLPRADFLVLAAPHTAETEKMIGAEQLAVIPRDAALVNVGRGSLIDEPALIAALESGHLGAAYLDVFAEEPLPLEHPLWSMPNVLVSPHSGSTSDRENRRIVDLFCENLGRWRAGEPLRNQLDVVRLY
- a CDS encoding serine hydrolase, which translates into the protein MTHLCQRITVSAVAILLVAPAPSAAQWPSDDAEPREFSLAINAKILCSGVFVQGRDAGVHAYADLERFAHFGWGDDFVYDVDEDRQRVTMSATGVPDRVAQYNGDQGCSVLPRGADDVYFEPSDVGAEWPRRSWELWPMGERLPDTALPAEVDGDAVNAALDFAIANHEHGQNTRAVVALYKGRVIGERYATGVARDMPHLSWSEGKSITAALIGVLIQQGALTLDQPAPVAEWHESSDDPRAAITIRNLLNMSSGLDFNNWGLGEDRSLSTQNHHFRIYFDGINVFEHAVSFPMEAEAGERWEYLNSDPLTLGRIVRETVEARGQDYHAFPWTDLFDKIGIKNAVLETDAWGNFILPGFDYMSARDWARFGQLHLQDGRWEDEQILPSGWSDFVSTPAPASTNRGYGGLFWLNAGGAMDRLPADAYWPSGFMGQMTMIVPSRDVVVVRLGPSPGGSGGYMNEVVGDILDAIGEPPEGR